Genomic segment of Xanthobacter dioxanivorans:
TCGGCGCGGGAGGGCGGGCGAAGTGGCACGAAACTTGATCGGTCGGAAGGACAGTTGATCGGACACATTTGCCTTGTGGAGATTGAAATGATCGTCGCGTCGGAATTTGCCAACCGCTCCCTCGAGGAGATCAAGGAGCTGCTGGCCGGCGGCACCTTGACCATCTATTCCGTGGCCCGCCCGGTGAGCGCCGACCACGCCGTCGACCGCAGCGGCAAGCTCGCGACCTTCACCTTCGGCGCGCCGTCCTTCAACACCCCGTCCGAGGACGGCTCCGAGGTGCCGAACTTCGCCGCCCCGGTGACCGCCTCCGACGTGGGAACCCCCGGCTTCGCGCGCGCCGTCACGGCCGACGGCAAGGTGGTGGCCGATTTCTCGGTCGGCCCGGGCGACCGCGAGATCAAGCTCGCCGAAGTGTCCTGCAGCCACGGCGCGCCGGTTCGCGTCACCAGCTTCAAGTTCAACCCGGAAGGCGGCTGGCCGGAGCGGGCGGATTATTACGACGCCCATCCGCGTCCCGGCTACGCCCTGCCGAAAGTGCGCTGAGGCCCGGGGCTCATCCGCCGCCGCGACGCTGCGGCGGCGGATGAGCCCGGAACGCTCACGCGGCAGGCGGCCACGGCCCGCCCGCCGCCGAGGACCCTGAGAATTGCCGGCTGTCGAAACTCGACAAGGAGATCCCCGCGTCATGTCCATTGCCCTTCCCGGACCGCTGGTGAGCACCGATTGGCTGGCCGAGCATCTGGCTGACCCGAGCCTCAAGATCCTCGACTGCACCTGGCTCCACGAGAGCACCAACATGGACGGGCGCACCCAGTATCGCGGCCGCCATCTGCCGGGGTCGGTGCATTTCGACATCGACCACGTGGCCGATAAGAGCAATCCGCTCCCGCACATGCTGCCGCCCGTGGCCGAGTTCGCCAAGAAGGTCGGCCTTCTGGGCGTGGCCAACGGCGACACGGTGATCGTCTATGACCGCATGTGCGGCGGCGCCGCGGCGGCGCGGGTGTGGTGGATGTTCCGCATCTTCGGCTACGACAACGTGGCCATGCTGGACGGCGGGTTCGGCAAGTGGACCAAGGAGAAGCGGCCGGCGGAAATGGCTCCGGTGCGGCCCGATCCCAAGACGTTCACCGCGGTGTTCGATCCGGCCCTGGTGCGCGACCTGCCGCAGATGATCGCCAATCTCTCCGGCAAGGCCGAGCAGGTGATCGACGCGCGCGGCCCGGCCAAGTTCTCCGGCAGCCAGGATGACGTGTTCCCGGTGAAGAAGAAGGGCCACATTCCCGGCTCCATCAACCTGCCGTGGGGCGACTTCATCGTCGAGGAGACGGGAGCCCTGATCCCGCCCGAGGCAATGGCGGCGCGCTTTGCCGCCGCCGGTGTCGACATCGCGAAGCCCATCACCGTCACCTGCGCATCGGGGACCATCTCCTGCGTGCTGCTGCTGGCGCTGTTCATCCTCGGCAACAAGAGCGCCGCCCTCTATGACGGCTCCTGGGCCGAATGGGGCCTCGCCGACGACACGCCGGCAGCGGCTGCGGCCTGAGGAGCAGCGGGGAGCGCGCCATGTCCGATCACGATGAACTCAGCCTGGTCAGCGACGGGGAGGAATTCCTTCTCCTCGCCAAGCCGGACCAGTCGCACTTCCTGCTCCGCTTCAAGCCGGATGGCCTTGCCGCGGATCTTTCCGGAGAAGACGCGGAGCGTTTCCGCGGCGATTATGAAACCGTGAAATCCCAGTTTCCGGACTGGAGTTCGGATCAGGTGCTGGCGCAGCTCTGGGACCAGGGCGGCTACAGTTGGCTCGCGGCTCAGGACGGGTGAAGACAATGGCAACAACAACGCTCATCAAGACGACTTCGGACGGCCGCAAGCTCGAGGTGTCGGGCCTCGCCCTCCTGCTCGACGGGCAGCTCGAGGCCTTCGACCTCACCGAGGTCAAGCTCCATCCCAACAAGCGCAAGATCTGGTCGGTGCATCCGGAGGCGACCCACCTCGCCGGCCGGGTGACCCTGACCCAGGAAGAGGCGGACCTGGTGGAGAAGGCCTTCAGGGAGACGGAGGCGGAGATCCTGGCCAGCCCCGCCGCCATCAACGAGCGCTTCCGCATCGCCATGATGTGGCGGGCGCGCAGCGAAGGCATCGAGTAAGCCTGCCGGCGCAGCGCCTGCGGGATGAAGGCCCGGCCCGGCGCATGCCGGCGCCGGGCCGTGTTCGTTCAATGGGATGTGATCGGCGGGCGCCGAAGGGCTGCCGCCGGCCGGATGGAAAATGCGGATTATGGACGATGCGGCCGGCGGGGGGCGGCGCCGGCGCTTCATGCGCGACGCGACAGCGGGCGATCGGGACCGCACAGCTTCTCCGCGGGATTGAACGGTGCGGCGAAAGGCCAGGCCGTCGCCCTCCCCCGCTTTACTCGGCGGCTTCCGGAAGGGCGTTGTTCAAGGGGGCGGTGTCCAGAAGCGCGGTGTCCATCGGCGCGTTGGCGTTGGCCGCGCCGAAGTTGCGGCTGCGGGCGAGGCGCGATTCCCCATCCTCCGCGCCGAAGCAGATGTGGAATTCGTCGCAATCCGAGCAGACCGGGGCGGCGCAGAGCGTGAAGCCCTCGGATCCGCACACCATGCGGTAGAGGAACTTCTTCCACTTCATGTCCTGGCGGTTCTTCATGGCCAACGGCGCGAAGCGGCGCGTCATCAGTTCGCGCAGCTCCTCCCGGCTCCTCAGCCCCAGGTCCTGCCACAGATGATGCGGCGCCTGGCAGCGCCGGGCGATCATCGCGATGAAATAGGCCTGAAGCCGGCCGGCATCGGAAGAATAGATACCGAGAATATCCCGGACGGACTGCTCCTCCGGCTCCACCGCCACGGGGTGCTCGTCCACCTGTTGCGCCAGAACCGGCGCGGCGGCGGGAAACAGGATGCCCGACAGGTCGAGGAACGCGCGCCGCTCGAGCCCGACCGAGTCCAACTGGTCGCGGCCGTCTTGCTCCGCCTCGGCGAAGGCGACGGCGAAGATGGATGCCGCCACATGCACGTCGAAGGCGTCGCCGGCCGAAGAGGTCGATGATGCGATCAGCCAGTCATAGACCTCTTCGGCAGTCATGGGCGCGCTCCGTTCGCCGATGCGCCGCGATCAGGCGGCGGCCTTCTCGTGGCCGTGAATCTGGCAGCTGGCCGGGCAGACACGCGCGCATGCACCGCAGCCGATGCAGGCGCCCGTGTCGGCCATGACCATCACCTTCTTCTCGACCTCATCGTCCTCGTCATCGTCGAGGGAGACGACTTCGCCGTCCTCGTTGATGCCCTTCAGCGTCATCACGTCCCGACCGCAGACTTTGAAGCAGCGCCCGCAACCGATGCATTTATTGGCATCGATATCGAGCAAATAGTCTGGCTGCCAGGCTCGACCGTCCCGGGTTTCGTGCGACATGTCGAAAGTGCCTTCTCAGGTTCAGGCGGCCTTGATCAGGCGGCCTCAAGGGCCTTCAAGTCCGCGCGCTTCTTTTCCAGCTCGGCGAAGGCGCTGTGCGCCCTCTTGGCGACATCCATGATGGTCTCCCAGCTGATCGGGAGTTCCTCGGACAGATCGTGGAGATCCATTTTCGCCTGGGTCGCCTTGGCGCTGAGCTTCTTGATCTCGGCCTTCAGTTCTTCCACGTCGCTCATGGTTTCACCCTGTCAGAAGTTGGCCACTTCGGGGAACTTGCGGATCATCTCGACGCCGGAAGCGACGAACTTCGTTCCCTCTTCCCCGAGCTTGCCGAGATTGTCGAAGCCGTAGCGGTGAACGTCCCGCAGCTGCTTGTTGACGACGATCAGCCGGCCGCCGATGAGCACCATCCGGCCGAAGCCCTCGTGGCTCATCTTGAGCATGGGAGTGATCATCACCTTGGTCTCACGCTCGATCATGAGGCACACGGCGTTGAAGAACAGCTCCATCCGCCAGATGGTCTCGGGGTCGGGGTCACCGATGATGGGCAGCGCGCGACGCGCCTCCTTGTCGACGATGTAGGGCGCGATCAGGTCGAGATCCGCCTTGCCTTCCCACGCGCCGTGGGTGTCCTGGGCGCGCCAGACCTTGATGAGCTCCTTGATGAACGGGATTTCTTCTGCCGACACCGGTTCGATGACTTGCGCTTCTTCGGACATGTCCATCCTCATTCGTCAAAATCGAAAGTACGTTCCTGGCCCTTCGACATCACCTTGCGCAGCCAGGGCGGAGGCGTGCCGCGCAGCACGGTGGCCAGCTTCTCGATGAGATCGGAGATCTCCTCGGGCTGGTTCACCTTCATCGGGTGGATATTGTTGGCCACCACCCGGGCGGCGCCCGAACCGCCGATGGCGGCGACATAGAGGATGGCGCAATCCTTGATCGCCTCGATCTTCGGCGCGAGCTTGTCCTCGTTGCCGTCTTCCTTGAGGTCACCGTCGAATTCGATGGCCTCGACGAAGTGGGAATTCTCCGGTCCGACCTCGTAGATGGCGATGTTCTTGGCCCAGCCGAAATGGGCATCGACCCGTTTCAAGTCCTGAGTTGCGAATGCGACTTTCATGGGAGGTTCGCCTTCTTAGTGGTGGGCCGTGCTCGCGGCGGGAGCGTGAGTGGCGGCGGGCGCGGCGGCAGGGGCATGCCCGTGGCCGTCGCTGTTCCAGGGGTCCTGCCAGGTCTGCGGCGTGACCTCGTGATTTTCCTCGTGATCGGCGATGCACAGATTCGCGAGGCTGAAGATCAGCTCCCGCGTGCCCCGGTAGCCCACCATCTGGCGATGGCCCGCGCCGATGCGATCGAACATGGGAATGCCGATGCGGTGGAACGGGATCTTGAGCCGCTCCGCCGCCTGCCGTCCGTGCGAATGGGTCAGGAGCAGGTCGCAGCCGCGCTCCTTCGCCAGCGTCTCGAGATCCTCGAGGTCGCCGAGGAGCACCTCGTCCGCCGGCAGGTGCTCGAACGCGGGCGACTGGGTGGTGGTCACCGCCGCCGTGATGTGCGCCCCCATCTCGTGCAGCATGGTGGCCACGTCGACGAGCAGGTCCGGCTCGGCGCCGATGGCGAGCTTGCGACCGCCAAGATGGAAGTGCGCGTCGAGCATGGCATCCACCAGCTGACCGCGCTGGCGCCGATACTTGCGCGGCACCTCGCGGCCCGAGATCTCGCTGAGGAACATGAAGAATTCGTCGTTGGGCCCGAGGCCGCACAGCCGCTCGAACAGGCGATAGGGTACGCCGGCCTTCTTTTGCATGGCCTCCGCCGCCGCGCGCATCTGCGCGCCGATGGCGATGGTCCACGCTGCCTCGCCCATGGTCGCCACCTCTTCCACGCCGATGCCCCCGATGGTGGTCGGGGTGAAATCGTCGGGAATATGCCCGTCCAGGGAGCCCGCGAGGTCCGGAAGGAACGAGGCCTCTAGCCCGAAATCCTCGAAGATGGTGCGCAGCTCGTCGAGATCGCCGGGGGAAAGATGCGAGCCCGGCAGCACGTTGACGCGCTTCGCGTCGCGCACCACGTCCGGCGCCGGCTTCTCCACCAGCACGTCGATCATCTTCGCGACGGTCTTGCCCCACCCGTCCTGGAAGGCATCCTTGAAGTCGGGGGTGGAGACATAGACCATCGGAAAGTCGGCCAGCTGGGGATACTTGTCGCGCACCATCTTGATGTAGCCGTCCACGTCGTCACCCTTGGTCTCGGTGACGCCGGTGGAGCAAATGCCGATGATCTCCGGCTTGGTGCGGTTGTAGATGTTGAGGATCGCCTGCTCGACATTCTCATAGCCGCCGAGCACGGTGGCGACCTCGCTCATGGCCGTCGTCTGCAGCGGGATCGCCTCCTTGAAGTGCCGCACGAACAGCACCAGGCCGAACGAGGTGCAGCCCTGCGAGCCGTGCAGCAGCGGCATGGCGCCCCTGAGGCCCATGAAGGCGAGCGCGCCGCCGATCGGCTGGCTCATCTTCAATGGGTTGACGGCACAGGATTTCTTTCCCTGGACGAACTTGGCCATGGCCGCCTCCTATTCCGCGGCCACGAGGGTGACCGGCGCGCCGGGCGGGGCGACCAGCACGTCCAGCATCTCCTCGATCCGCTCGCCGCACTTGCCGCAGCCGGAGGCGGCGGCGGTGCGGGCCGTGACCTCGGCGAGGTTGGACGCGCCGGCGCGAACCGCATCCTCGATGGCGCCCACATCCACGCTCTTGCAATTGCAGACCTTCTTCGCGCGGCGCGCGGCCTCGGCCAGGACCGGATCCGCCGGCACCGGCGCGCCGGCGACGCCCAGCGCCTCGAAGATCTCCTCGATGCGGCCCGAGCACGCCCCGCAGCCGCCGGAGGCGTTGGTGTGGGCCTTCACGCCCTCCACGGTGGTGAGACCGTGGGCCTTGATGGCATCCTCGATGGTGCCGAGGTCCACGCTCTTGCAGTTGCAGATCTTCTTGGCGCGCCGCGCCTTCTCGGCCGCGACCGGATCCGCGGCCAGCGCCGCGGCTTCCGCCTCCATCTGCGCGATGGCACGATTCTGCCAGTTGTTGGCCGGATTGTCCCACGGGGCGGGCTTGCGCACCTGCTCCCAGATGGGGTTGTAGAGCGCCTTGTCGATCTCCTCGACCAGCTTCACCATGCCCACGTAACCCATGTAGGCGTGGTGGCGCTCCTGGTTGATGTCGAGCCAGGGCATCGCCGCCTTGAGGGCGATGAACTGCGAGCGGCCGCCCGAAAGCATGATGTCGGCCTTCGCGTCCTTGAGCATCTTGTACATTTCGCGCGGCGTCATGTCGTCGATCATGTGGGCGTCCTGCCCCATGAGCTCCTTGATGCGCTCCTTGTCCTCCTTGGTGGACTTCTTGACCGAAGTGCCCACCAGCTCGAGGCCGGCCTCCTGCAGCGCCGCCACCACCGACCAGGACTTCACGCCGCCGGTGATCAGCAGCACCTTCTTGTCCTTGAAGCGGGGCTTGTACTTGGCGATGGCCGCCCAGGCCTTCGCCTCCTCGCGTTCGATCAGCGCCTCGGTGCGGTCCATCAGCTCGGGATCGGCGCCGCGCTCGATGAGCATGCGGGCGATCTCGCGGAGCGAATCCGACGAATCCTGGATGCCGTAGAAGGAGCCCTCGAAGAAGGGAATGTCGTAGCGCTCCTCCATCTTGCGGGCGACGTTGATCATCGCCTTGGAGCACACCATCATCGCCGCCTTGGCGCGGTGCGAGGAGGCGACATCCTTGTAGCGCCCGTCGCCGGAGATGCAGGCGAGGATGCGGATGCCGAGCTCGTCAAGCAGCGGCTTCACCTGCCAGAGCTCGCCGGAAAGGTTGTATTCGCCGATGATGTTGATGTCGTAGGGCGTGGTGTATTCCGGCTCCTCGGTGCCGATGACATGCTGGAGGATGGCTTCTCCGGCGAGCTTGTTGCCGAGATTCTTCGGGCCGGCAAAGCCCGGCGAATTGATCGGGATGACCGGCGTGCCGAACTTCTCCTTCGCCGCCTTGCAGACCGCGTCGATGTCGTCGCCGATCATGGCGGGCACGCAGGTCTGGTAGACGAAGACGGCCGGCGGGTTATACTTCTCGATGATTTCCTTGATGGACTTGAACAGGCGCTTTTCACCGCCGAACACGACATCGGTCTCGTTGATGTCGGTGGTGAAGCCGGTGCGCCAGAGATTCGAGCCGGAGGACTTGGCGCCGCGATTGTCCCAGGAATTGCCTTCGCAGGCGATGGGGCCGTGCACCAGGTGGGCCACGTCGGTCAGGGGCTGGAGGGCGATCTTCGCCCCGTCGAAGGCGCAGCCGCCGGCGGCGCCGCCGGGCTGGAGCTGCTTGGTGCACCCCTTCTTCTTTTCCGCCTCCGATTTGTTCTGGTTCTTCGCACAGCTGGGCTCGTTGAAGACTTCCTGAATCGTGGCGGAAAGCGAGCTCATGGATCTCTCCTTCGACAAGCGGGCTGTGTAAAGATCTGGATTTCGAAAACGGCGGCTCCCGTTCGATCCGGCCCGGGTGGGGCCCCGGGCCGGATCGATATCTTCAGGCTTCTGCGATCAACGGATGATGTCGAACGAGTAGTCCGTCTTGGCCGGCACGATGGTGTTCTGGTCGATCGTGTCGAAGATCTTGTCGAGGATGGTGATCAGAACGTTCATGCCGCCCTGATAGCCCCACACCGGACGACGGTGGTGGTGGTGACGGTCGAACACCGGGAAGCCGATGCGGATCAACGGAGTGCCGGTGTCGCGCTCGAGATACTTGCCGTAGGTGTTGCCGATCAGGAAGTCCACCGGCTCGGTGAAGAGCAGCGAACGCATGTGCCACAGATCCCGGCCGGGATAGACTTGGCAATTCTGGCCGAACGGCGAGCTGTCGAACAGCTCCTGCATCTTGTCGGCCCACTTCTTGTTGCCATTGGTGGCAAGCACGTGGGTCGGCTCGGCGCCGAGCTCGAGCAGGAAGCTCGCGAGACCCATGCACAGGTCCGGATCGCCATAGATGGCGAACTTCTTGCCGTGGATGTGCGCGTTGGAATCGGCGATGGCATCCACCAGGCGGCCGCGCTCCCGGGCGAGCTCCTCGGGGATTTCCTTGCCGGAGATGCGCGAGATCGCCATGAGGAATTCGTCGGTGCCCTTCACGCCCACGGGGTGGTTGAAGGCGACGACTTCCTGGCCATGATTGGCGATGAACGGCAGCGTCTTCTCGGTGCAGTATTCCTGCATGGAGATGGTGGCCTTGGCATGGAGCGCGTTGGCCGCCTCCTCCAGCGTGGTGCCGCCGTCATACATGCGGAACTCGCCGTCGGTGGGGGTGTCCCACACTTCGGAATTGTCGGCGAGGATGGTGTATTCCACGCCCATCAGGCCGAACAGGCGCTTGACTTCGCGCAGGTTGCCGACGGTGTAGCCGTCGAAGCCGCCGATGAAGTTGATCTTCTCGTTGGGGACGCGATCGAGCTTGGGCGCCGTGCCGGCCTTGCCGTCCCAGAAGTGCTCGAAGATGCCCTTCATGACGTTGTCGTAGCCGGTGATGTGGCTGCCGACGAACGCCGGGGTATGGGCGAACGGGACGTCGTACTCGGCCGGGACCGAGCCCTTTTCCTTGGCGGTCTTGATGAAGGCGTTCAGGTCGTCACCGATGACTTCCGCCATGCAGGTGGTGGAGACCGAGATCATCTTCGGCTTGTACATGTTGTAGGTGTTGGCGAGGCCGTCGATCATGTTGTTGAGGCCGCCGAACACCGCCGCGTCTTCCGTCATGGAAGAGGACACGCAGGAGCTGGGCTCCTTGAAGTGACGCGAGAAGTGCGAACGGTAGTAGGCGACGCAACCCTGCGAGCCGTGCACGAAGGGAATGGTCTCCTCGAAGCCCACGGCGGCGAACACCGCGCCGAGCGGCTGACAGGCCTTCGCCGGGTTCACCGTGAGGGCTTCGCGGGCGAAGTTTTTTTCCTTGTATTCGGGCGTCTTGGCCCACTCGCGGACGCGCTCGACTTCGGCGGGATCGCGGGGGTTCTCGAACAGCTTCTTCTTGTTGGCCAGCATCTGCTGGTACTCGGGACCGCGGAACAGCTCGAAGTGATCGAGCACGTTATCTGCATTCTGTGGCATCTCGAACCCCTATGGGTGGGTCAAACGGATCAAGCCCGCCGGGTGCCCCTCCCCGCATGGGGAGGGGCGTCGGGCTCAGGCGCTCACTCGGCCGCGAGCAGGCCCGGCTGTGCCGGAGCCCGCTTCCACGGAGCCTTGGTCATCTTCCAGACGGGGGAGTTGATGGCCATGTCCATGTCGCGGGCGAAGATGGCAAAGCCGTCATAGCCGTGATACGGGCCGGAATAGTCCCAGGAATGCATCTGCCGGAACGGCACACCCATCTTCTGGAACACGTACTTTTCCTTGATGCCCGAGCCGACGAGATCGGGCTGGATCTTCTCGACGAACTTCTCGAACTCGTAGCCGGTCACGTCGTCATAGATGATGGTGCCATCCTTGACGTAGTGCTGGGCGGTGCGCTGATAGTCGTCGTTGTGGCCGAATTCGTAGCCGGTGCCGACCACTTCCATGCCGAGGTCCTCGTAGGCGCCGATCACGTGACGGGGACGCAGGCCGCCCACGTACAGCATGACGGTCTTGCCCTCGAGGCGCGGGCGGTACTTGGCGATGACCGCGTCCATCAGGGGCTGGTACTTCGCGATCACGCGCTCCGCACCCTCCTTGATCTTGTCGTCGAAGTAGCCGGCGATCTTGCGCAGCGACTCGGCGATCTTGGACGGGCCGAAGAAGTTGTACTCGCACCACGGAATCCCGAACTTCTCTTCCATGTGGCGGGAGATGTAGTTCATGGAACGGTAGCAGTGCAGGACGTTCAGCTTCGCCTTCGGGGTCGCCTCGAGCTCGGCGAGCGAGCCGTCGCCGGACCACTGGGCGATCACGCGCAGGCCCATCTCCTCGAGGAGGATGCGCGAAGACCAGGCGTCACCGCCGATGTTGTAGTCGCCGATGATGGCCACGTCATACGGGGACGGGTCGAAGCGGGGAGCCGCGTTCGGGTCCATCTTGTCGAACACCCAGTCCCGGATCGCGTCGTTGGCGATGTGGTGGCCGAGCGACTGGGACACGCCACGGAAACCTTCGCAGCGCACGGGCACGATGGTCTTGTTGTCGTATTCCTTCGACTTGGCCTTGGACACGGCCTCGATGTCGTCGCCGATGAGGCCGATCGGGCACTCGGACTGCACCGTGATGCCGTTGTTGAGCGGGAACAGCTCCTGGATTTCGTCCATGATCTTGGCGAGCTTCTTGTCGCCGCCGAAGACGATGTCCTTTTCCTGGAAATCGGAGGTGAACTGCATCGTCACGAAGGTGTCGATACCGGTCGTGCCGATGTAGTAGTTGCGGCGGGCGGCCCAGCTGTACTGGCCGCAGCCCACTGGGCCATGGGAGATGTGGATCATGTCCTTGATCGGACCCCACACCACGCCCTTGGAACCGGCATACGCGCAGCCGCGGATCGTCATCACGCCCGGGATGGACTTGATGTTCGACTTCACGCCGCAGTCGGACTTGCCGGCCTCGTGGACGTTGAGGTGCTTCGCGCGGCGCTTCGCGGTCTTCTCGGGATAAACCTTGAGAACTTCCGCGATGAGTTCCTTGTTACGCGCCTTGATTTCAGCAACGCTTTGCGGTTGGGCCAAGCTCATTTCGCAATCTCGCTCTCGTTTGGAATGCCGTGTAGGCCGGCCTCGAAATGGAGGCCGGCCCGTGTGACAGCGTCAGCCGACGGCGAGCTCGGATGCGGTCTTTCCGACCTGGCTCTCGTCGACGGCCTTCATGATGCCGTGCTCCATCAGCATGTCCTCGAGCTCGTCCATGGTGATGGGGGTCGGGATGATGCCGTTGCCGGCATTGCCGTGAACCTTGGTCGCAAGGTTCCGGTAATGCTGCGCCTGGCCGCTGTCCGGCGCATACTCGATCACCGTCATGCGGCGCAGCTCCGCGTGCTGCACGATGTTGTCGCGCGGCACGAAGTAGATCAGCTGCGTGCCAAGCTTGGCCGCAAGCGCTTCCGCAAGCTCCAGCTCCTTGTCGGTCTGGCGCTCGTTGCACACCAGCCCGCCCAGGCGCACGCCGCCGGAGTTCGCATACTTCAGGATCCCCTTCGAGATGTTGTTGGCCGCATACATGGCCATCATCTCGCCCGACATGACGATGTAGATTTCCTGCGCCTTGTTCTCGCGGATCGGCATGGCGAACCCGCCGCACACCACGTCGCCAAGAACGTCGTAGGACACGTAGTCGATGTCCTCGTACGCGCCGTTCTCCTCAAGGAAGTTGATCGAGGTGATCACGCCGCGGCCGGCGCAGCCGACGCCCGGCTCCGGACCACCAGACTCCACGCAGCGGATGTCCTGGAAGCCCACCTTCATCACGTCCTCGAGCTCGAGGTCTTCCACCGAACCCGCGTTCGCGGCCAGCGAAAGGATGGTGTCCTGCGCCTTCGCGTGCAGGATCAGGCGCGTCGAATCCGCCTTCGGGTCGCAGCCCACGATGAGGATCTTGTGGCCCATCTGCGCAAGCGCAGCCAGGGTGTTCTGGGACGTGGTGGACTTGCCAATGCCACCCTTGCCGTAAAACGCGATCTGTCGCAGCGACATCTTGCTCTCCTTCGAACCTGGAGCCGAGCTTCGGTTCTGTCCGGGACGGATGTGGCGCGCGGTAGCGACACATTCGCGGACGTTGCACTCCGGCGCGGATGCGGACGTGGGCCGCTGGAGGGCCCACAAGCCAGCAACCTGGCGCCTGCAATAGGAGTTAGCAACGACTGTGCCATCCACCGGCTGTCATTTTTTCCTTTATAAATCAAAGGCTTATTTGATGTGTCGGAGCCAATTCCGGCGTGTTGAAAACCCGACACTGGCCTTTCGTGGCCGACACGGCAGTTTAGGGCTGTTTGAAACAGGACACTCCGGCGGCGGCATCCGCGGCTGGCAGGAAGATGACAATGGCTTTGGATTTCCATCGGGCCGGCGACGGTCCGGGCCGCCCTGCCCTGCCCTCCCGCGGCGCCGGGGGCGCCCCGCTGGGGCCGACGGAATTGCCGTCGCATCGGGACCGGCAATTGAAGGAAGGTTCGACATGCCGACCATGCGTGCCTTCGGCGTCGCGAGGGGAGAGGGGAGAGGGGAGAGAAGAGAGAAGGGTCGGCGGTGCCGGCGCAGGGCGCGGGCGCAAATCCGGCCGAGACCCGGGGCCGGTCCACACAGGGAACAGGCCGGCGTGCATGTCAGGAGCCTCGCGGGAGCCGCTCGTCGGCGCATTGCCCGACACCCGCGAGGGCGGCCGGATGCGCTGCCCGGATCCATGGCCAGCTCGCCCGACGCCGGCGGGCGCGGGACCCGATGAGCCTGCCAGGCAGGCTCATCGACGCCTGCTCTAGCCGATCAATTCCTGGGCCTTGCTCAGGGCCGCGACGAAGCGGTCCACTTCCTCGCGCGTATTATAGAGACCGAACGAGGCCCGGCAGGTGGCGGAGACACCGAACCGCTCCAGCAGCGGCATGGCGCAATGGGTGCCCGCGCGCACGGCGATGCCGTCATTGTCGATCAGCGTCGCGAAGTCGTGCGCGTGCCCGCCCTTGATCTCGAAGGAGATGATGGCGCCCTTGTCCTTGGCCGTGCCGATGATGCGCACCGAATTGAGCTCGCCCAGCCGCTCCTGGGCGTAGCGGGTCAATTCCGCCTCGTGCGCGCGGATGCGGGCCTTGCCGATGGACTCGATATAGTCCAGCGCCGCCCCGAGGCCGGCGGCCTGGACGATGGCCGGGGTGCCGGCCTCGAAGCGGTGCGGCGGATCGCCGTAGGTGATGGTGTCCTGCCGGACTTCGCGGATCATCTCGCCGCCGCCGTTGAAGGGCGGCATGGCCTCCAGGTGCTCGTACTTGCCGTAGAGCGCGCCGATGCCGGTGGGCCCGTAGAGCTTGTGGCCGGTGATGATGTAGAAGTCGCAGTCGAGGTCCTGCACGTCCACGTCGAGGTGCACGGCGCCCTGGGAGCCGTCCACCAGAACCGGGATGCCGCGGGCATGGGCGATCTGCACCACCTCCTTCACCGGGACGGTGGTGCCGAGCACGTTGGACATCTGGGTGATGGCCACCA
This window contains:
- the fdxB gene encoding ferredoxin III, nif-specific — encoded protein: MSHETRDGRAWQPDYLLDIDANKCIGCGRCFKVCGRDVMTLKGINEDGEVVSLDDDEDDEVEKKVMVMADTGACIGCGACARVCPASCQIHGHEKAAA
- a CDS encoding nitrogen fixation protein NifQ, whose amino-acid sequence is MTAEEVYDWLIASSTSSAGDAFDVHVAASIFAVAFAEAEQDGRDQLDSVGLERRAFLDLSGILFPAAAPVLAQQVDEHPVAVEPEEQSVRDILGIYSSDAGRLQAYFIAMIARRCQAPHHLWQDLGLRSREELRELMTRRFAPLAMKNRQDMKWKKFLYRMVCGSEGFTLCAAPVCSDCDEFHICFGAEDGESRLARSRNFGAANANAPMDTALLDTAPLNNALPEAAE
- a CDS encoding NifX-associated nitrogen fixation protein; this encodes MSEEAQVIEPVSAEEIPFIKELIKVWRAQDTHGAWEGKADLDLIAPYIVDKEARRALPIIGDPDPETIWRMELFFNAVCLMIERETKVMITPMLKMSHEGFGRMVLIGGRLIVVNKQLRDVHRYGFDNLGKLGEEGTKFVASGVEMIRKFPEVANF
- a CDS encoding sulfurtransferase; amino-acid sequence: MSIALPGPLVSTDWLAEHLADPSLKILDCTWLHESTNMDGRTQYRGRHLPGSVHFDIDHVADKSNPLPHMLPPVAEFAKKVGLLGVANGDTVIVYDRMCGGAAAARVWWMFRIFGYDNVAMLDGGFGKWTKEKRPAEMAPVRPDPKTFTAVFDPALVRDLPQMIANLSGKAEQVIDARGPAKFSGSQDDVFPVKKKGHIPGSINLPWGDFIVEETGALIPPEAMAARFAAAGVDIAKPITVTCASGTISCVLLLALFILGNKSAALYDGSWAEWGLADDTPAAAAA
- the nifX gene encoding nitrogen fixation protein NifX, producing MKVAFATQDLKRVDAHFGWAKNIAIYEVGPENSHFVEAIEFDGDLKEDGNEDKLAPKIEAIKDCAILYVAAIGGSGAARVVANNIHPMKVNQPEEISDLIEKLATVLRGTPPPWLRKVMSKGQERTFDFDE
- a CDS encoding CCE_0567 family metalloprotein, which translates into the protein MSDVEELKAEIKKLSAKATQAKMDLHDLSEELPISWETIMDVAKRAHSAFAELEKKRADLKALEAA
- the nifN gene encoding nitrogenase iron-molybdenum cofactor biosynthesis protein NifN; translation: MAKFVQGKKSCAVNPLKMSQPIGGALAFMGLRGAMPLLHGSQGCTSFGLVLFVRHFKEAIPLQTTAMSEVATVLGGYENVEQAILNIYNRTKPEIIGICSTGVTETKGDDVDGYIKMVRDKYPQLADFPMVYVSTPDFKDAFQDGWGKTVAKMIDVLVEKPAPDVVRDAKRVNVLPGSHLSPGDLDELRTIFEDFGLEASFLPDLAGSLDGHIPDDFTPTTIGGIGVEEVATMGEAAWTIAIGAQMRAAAEAMQKKAGVPYRLFERLCGLGPNDEFFMFLSEISGREVPRKYRRQRGQLVDAMLDAHFHLGGRKLAIGAEPDLLVDVATMLHEMGAHITAAVTTTQSPAFEHLPADEVLLGDLEDLETLAKERGCDLLLTHSHGRQAAERLKIPFHRIGIPMFDRIGAGHRQMVGYRGTRELIFSLANLCIADHEENHEVTPQTWQDPWNSDGHGHAPAAAPAATHAPAASTAHH